One Elephas maximus indicus isolate mEleMax1 chromosome 18, mEleMax1 primary haplotype, whole genome shotgun sequence genomic region harbors:
- the REN gene encoding renin: MKEHSRMARWGLLLVLWGSCTFGLPADSGTFRRIFLKKMPSVRESLKERGVDVAKLSTEWSQFSKRVSLGNGTSPMILTNYLDTQYYGEIGIGTPPQTFKVIFDTGSANLWVPSSKCSPLYTACETHNRYDSSESSSYVENKMEFTINYGSGKVKGFLSQDMVTMGGITVTQTFGEVTELPVIPFMLAKFDGILGMGFPAQAVSGVTPVFDNIISQGVLKEDVFSVYYSRNSHLLGGEIVLGGSDPQYYQGNFHYVSLSKNGLWQIKMKGVSVRSATLFCEEGCAAMVDTGASFITGPTSSLKLLMDALGAKELITNEYVVNCNQVPTLPDISFHLGGRAYTLTSADYVLQDLDSNDDDLCTLAIHGLDVPPPTGPLWVLGASFIRKFYTEFDRRNNRIGFALAL; the protein is encoded by the exons ATGAAGGAACACAGCAGGATGGCTCGCTGGGGACTCCTGCTGGTGCTCTGGGGCTCCTGCACCTTCGGTCTCCCCGCAGACTCTGGCACCTTCAGAAG GATCTTCCTCAAGAAAATGCCCTCAGTCCGGGAAAGCCTGAAGGAGCGAGGTGTGGATGTGGCCAAGCTCAGTACTGAGTGGAGCCAGTTCTCCAAGAGGGTCTCCCTTGGCAACGGCACCTCCCCCATGATTCTCACCAACTACCTGGAC ACCCAGTACTATGGCGAGATTGGCATTGGCACCCCACCCCAGACCTTCAAAGTCATCTTTGACACGGGTTCTGCCAACCTCTGGGTGCCCTCCAGCAAGTGCAGCCCTCTGTACACAGCGTGTG AGACTCACAACCGCTATGACTCCTCCGAATCCTCCAGTTACGTGGAGAACAAAATGGAATTCACCATCAACTACGGATCAGGGAAGGTCAAAGGCTTTCTGAGCCAGGACATGGTAACT ATGGGCGGAATCACAGTGACACAGACGTTTGGAGAAGTCACAGAGCTGCCCGTGATACCCTTCATGCTGGCCAAGTTTGATGGGATCCTGGGCATGGGCTTCCCTGCACAGGCTGTCAGCGGGGTCACCCCTGTCTTTGACAACATCATCTCCCAGGGGGTGCTAAAGGAGGACGTCTTCTCTGTGTACTACAGCAG GAATTCTCACTTGCTGGGAGGTGAGATTGTGCTGGGAGGCAGCGACCCCCAGTATTACCAAGGGAACTTCCACTATGTGAGCCTCAGCAAGAACGGCCTCTGGCAGATCAAAATGAAGGG GGTGTCTGTGAGGTCTGCCACTTTGTTCTGTGAGGAGGGCTGCGCAGCCATGGTGGACACTGGTGCATCCTTCATCACGGGACCCACCAGCTCCCTGAAGCTGCTCATGGATGCTCTGGGGGCCAAGGAGCTGATCACGAATGAA TACGTGGTGAACTGTAACCAGGTGCCGACACTGCCTGACATCTCTTTCCACCTCGGAGGCAGAGCCTACACGCTCACCAGTGCGGACTATGTATTACAG GACCTCGACAGTAATGACGATGACCTGTGCACACTGGCCATCCATGGCCTGGACGTCCCACCACCCACTGGGCCCCTCTGGGTCCTGGGTGCCAGCTTCATCCGCAAGTTCTACACGGAGTTTGATCGGCGTAACAATCGCATTGGCTTTGCCCTGGCCCTCTGA